The Caldisericum exile AZM16c01 region ATTATCAAATAGAGCGTCAACCGCTTCTTGAAGCATTCTTTTTTCATTTTCAAGCATTATGTCAGGAGCGTTTACTTCGTATAGTTTCTTTAAACGATTGTTCCTATTTATCACTCTTCGATAAAGTTCATTAAGATCGTCCGATGCGTATTTACCTCCTTCAAGAGGAACTAAAGGCCTTAAATCAGGAGGAATGACAGGTATAACAGTTAAAACCATATCTTCTGGCTTTCTATTGTTGTTTAATAATCCTTCAACAACACTCAAAAGCCTTACTGCGTTGCTTTTTTCCTGCGAAGAGCCACTCTTTAGTTTTGTTAATGCTTCTTCCCTCAATTTATTTAAATCAACTTTTTCAAGTAACTCTTTTATTGCCTCTCCACCCTTCTTAGCCACGAAATCGAGGTTTTCTTCGAATCTATACATGTAGTACTCTTCTTCCGAAAGGACTTGTTTATATCTCAGTTTTGTTTTCTTTGGATCTATTACAACATACGCAACAAAGTAGATTATCTTTTCTACATCCTGAGATTTCATATCAAGAAGGAGTGCAATGTAGTTTATATTATTTTTAAAATACCAGATATGAGCAACAGGTGTAGCAAGTTGAATGTGTCCAAAACGTTCTCTTCTTACACTCGAGGGAAGTATCTCAACACCACAATTTGGACATTTCAGACCTTCATACTGCTTCCCTTTTAATTTTCCACAATGGCACTGATATGAGTGCACCGGTCCAAATATCTTTTCGCAAAAAAGCCCATCAGGCTCCGGCATGTAATTTCTATAGCTGTAAGTATCGCCTCTTTTGACTTCACCATGAGACCAGGAGAGGATCTCTTCGGTTGAGGCAAGTAAAATTTTTAACGCTTTTATATCTGTTTTATTCAAAAGGTTCACCCCCTGTTTTACTCTTCTGTTTCTTTCTTATTGTGCTGTGCTTCTTGTATTATCTTTTCGGCAATCTTTGGAGGAACAGGCTCATAGTGAGAGTGCTCCATTTTAAACTCGCCCGTTCCTTGGGTAATAGAATTAAGGTCATTTGCATAGTTTAACATTTCTGCAAGTGGCACATATGCTTCAATGATTTGTTTTCCTCCTTCGCTTTTCATTCCTAAAACTCTTCCTCTCTTAGCGTTGAGGTCTCCAATGACATCACCCATGTACTGTTCATCAACTATAACAACGACTTTTTCAATGGGTTCAAGAAGAATTGAATTACCCTGTTCAAGTGCCTTTTTAAGAGCCATTGAACCTGCAATTTTAAACGCAAGTTCAGAAGAGTCAACTGGGTGATAAGATCCATCAACAACTGCAACACCGATGTCTGTTACAGGATAACCTGCAAGAATCCCTTCTTCCATTGCTTCTTTTACGCCTTTTTCAACTGCAGGAATATACTGTTTTGGAATAGCGCCACCAAAAATTCTACTTTCAAAACTATACTCCTTACCTCTTTCAAGAGGTTCAACTTCAAGGAAGCAATGCCCATATTGACCATGTCCGCCTGTTTGTTTCTTGTATTTACCTTCGACTTTAACCTTTGTTGTAATTGTTTCACGGTATGGAACTTTTGGTACAGTTAATTCAATATTGACGCCATATCGCCCGCTCAATTTTTCCATAATAACGGAAAGGTGAGTTTCGCCAATACCTGAAATAAGTTGCTCTTTTGTTTCCAAATTCTTTGAAATTTTTACAGTTGGGTCTTCTTCGGTTATCTTTGAAAGTCCAATACTCATTCTATCTTCGTCCGTTTTTGTTTTTGGCCTCATTGCCCTTGTGAGCATCGGTTCTGGGAACTCAATTTTCGGAAATTCAATAGGACTATCTTTATCACAAAGAGTATCGTTTGTCTGAGTTGCAGTAAGTTTAGTAATAACCGCAATATCGCCTGCAATAACTTCATCAACAGGTTCTTGTGTTGCACCCATCATAAAGACAATTTGTCCTGTTTTTTCTAAAATACCTTTCGATGAGTTATATACAGTCGAATTTGATTTTAAAATGCCTGAATAGACTTTTGCAAAGGACAATTTACCAACATACGGATCCGATAATGTTTTAAACACAAATGCTGAAAGGGATTCGTTTACCGAAATTTTTCTTGTTTCTTGTTCTTTTGTATTTGGATTTATGCCTGTTACTTCTCCTAACTCTTCTGGATTCATCATCACATCTGTTACAAAATTGAGAAGTTCGTCAAGACCTATAAGTGTTGTTGCAGAACCAAAAAGAATAGGGAATAAAGTGCCCTTAGTATAAGCGCTTTTTAATCCATTATTTATTTCTTCTTGAGTTAGTTCTTCTCCTCCAAGATATTTTTCAAGGAGTACATCATCTGACTCTGCTGCAATTTCCATTAATTCGTGTTTAAAGTTTTCGAGTTTTGCATTACTAAAAACGGAATCAACCTTTACAAATTTACCTCCTTCAAAAATAGGATAATTTATTGGAATTGCTTTTGGTCCAAAGTATTCTCTTAAAACGTTTACAATATGATCTATATCAACTCCTTCTATATCAACTTTGTTTACGAAAATCACTCGTGGCTTATTTTCATTTTCCAAAAATTTCCAATACTTTTTTGTTTGAATTTCAATACCGCTTGTCGCATTAATAAGCATAATTGCGTTCTCGGCAGCCCTAATGCCACTAAGCACTTCACCAACAAAATCGGCATAACCCGGTGTATCTAAGAAATTTATTTTAACTCCATTATGCTCAACAGGAATAATAGATAAACTTACACTAAATTTTCTATTCTTCTCTTCTGGCTGGTAATCGGAGACGGTATTTCCGTCTTCCACTCTTCCCATTCTTGAAATAATTTTTTTCTTAAATAGAATTGCCTCTAACAAAGTTGTTTTTCCTGCGTTTCCATGGGAAACAAGAACTACATTTCTAATTTTGTTAGTTGCTTGAGCCTTCATCTAACTCCTCCTTAACAATTTTTCCAAGATTTATTTTTGTTGTTATTTTTGGTAAGAAAGGTTCTTTAACCTTCTTTTCCTCTTTCTTAGTAGGTAATACTTTCAAATCTATCGCAAGACCTCTTAAGGTTCTCTGCAATACATTAAATGACTCAGGAATACCGGTCTCAAATATCGTTACACCCTTTGAAATTGCTTCATAGGCACGTTTTCTACCTTCAAGGTCATCTGATTTAATTGTAAGCATTTCATGAAGAAGGTTTGCTGCACCATAAGCTTCCAATGCCCAAACTTCCATTTCTCCCAATCTCTGGCCGCCGAATTGTGCCTTACCGCCTACTGGTTGTTGAGTTATAAGCGTATATTTACCAACCGCTCTTGCGTGGATTTTGTCCTCTGCAAGGTGATTAAGTTTGAGGAAATACGCTTCACCAACTGTAACTTTATATTCAAACGGTTTCCCAGTTCTTCCATCATAGACTGTCATCTGTCCAGATTCATCAAGGTTTGCTTTCTTAAGAAGAGATCTAACATCTTTTTCAGACGCACCAATGAATGATGGTGTTACAACCCTAACATTTAAGTTTCTTGCAGCAATTCCAAGATTTGCTTCGAGAATCTGACCTATATTCATTCTCGAAGGAACACCGAGAGGGCTCACAATAACATCAATAGTTGTGCCATCTTCAAGGTATGGTAAATCTTCCTCGGGTACAATTTTACTTACAACACCTTTGTTTCCATGCCTTCCTGCAAGTTTATCACCAACGATAATTTTCCTCTTCTTAGCTACAAAAATCTTTATTAGCTTCAAAGCATTCTTTGTAAGTTCATATCCCTCTTCTCTTGAGAACACCTGAACATCGATAACAACACCACCCTCTCCTGGTGGAACAACAAATGAACTATTTTTTAGATTGCTATTCCTATTACTCCATAGACTTCTCCAAATTTTTGCCTCGTTTGATTCCTCTTCTTCTGGGAACGGGGTAACCTTACCAACGAGGACGTCTCCAGGTTTAACCTTCGAACCAACTTTAACTATTCCTCTCTCATCAAGGAAACGCAAAGCCTCTTTTCGAACATCTCTTATATCAGGTGTAAGTTCCTCAGGTCCCTGCTCTGTCTCGTGCACCTCTACTGTATATTCCTTAATGTGAATGGAAGTTAACCTATCTTCGCTTACAAGTTTTCTACTAATGACAATAGCATCCTGATAGTTGTAGCCATACCATGAAAGATATGCTATAAGAACATTTATACCAAGTGCCATTTCACCATTTTTGGTTGCGTATCCATCAGCAAGAGGCATACCTTTTTTGACGATATCACCTTTTTTAACGATAGGCCTTTCGTTTCTACAGGTATCCTGGTTTGTTCTCTCAAATTTCCTTAATTTATAGACAACTTCTTCTCTTACTTTGACTTTATTTATACCTGCTTCAGCAAGTTTTCTAAGTTTATCAAGAGTTATAAGTTCGCCTGCTTTTATAACAACTTCGCCCTTGTCATTTGTATAATCTTTTGCTACAACTCTATCAACAATGTCCTCGTTAATTTTTCCAAGATTAAAGGTTTCAACTTCCTGAGGAGAATACACAAGAAGGTCGGTTATACCTTTTCCGTAAAGGTCATTGAGAAGTTCTTCTGTAATTTCCTTCTCAAATCTAAGAGTTCTTTTAGTGTTTGTTAAAGTTCCAAAAAGACTCTTTCCAGTGATATTTTTCCCCAAAGCAGTTAAAGACAAAACAAATACAGGTTTTGTAACAATCTCTCCATTCTCTTCAACTTTAATTTCCTTAACTCCACTCTGCTCATAGAGTCTGTTCAATTTTGTATCTGAAATCTTTTGTCCTTCCTCAATTAATGGCTTCCCTTTTTTGTTTACAATGGTTTCCCTTGCAATAAGACCAATGATTTCGTCGTTACGCTCTTTTTCAAAGCAATTTGTAATTGAAAATTTTTGGATTTTATCTGCATCAATAATAGAAATTTGTTCAATTCCGTGTGTTATGAGCTTATCCACAATTTGAGGAGTTATCTTCTCGCCAACAAGTTTATAATAGTCTTCTATTTCTGGCTTAATATCAAGAAGAACTATTTCTTTTTGCTTTGCTCTATTTAATAAACTCTGCTTAAGATCAGAAGCTTCCCTATACACGGAAACATCAATGGTTTTTGCGTCATCTGGCACAATGTGGATTTCGCTTCCATCTACATATGAAACGATTCCGTCATGTTTTGAAAGAGGTAAATTAAGGTCATCAATAGCAACTTTTGGTTCGTAACCCGTTGAAACCCTTGGAAGGTCTGGATCTAATAGTGGAACCGCCTGTCGTTGCATGTTGCAACCCATTAATGCTCGGTTTGCATCATCGTGTTCAAGGAATGGAATAAGAGATGCAGATGGACTTATGACTTGCTGAGGAGAGACGTCCATAAGTTGAACTAACTCTCTTGAAACAAGTTGAGGAAGAATTTCTCCTGATTCAGTCCTCTTTCTTGCAATGACCATTTCTTCGGTAATTTTGCCTTTCTCATCAACTGGTGTATTTGCCTGTGCAATAATATATTTTTCTTCTTCATCTGCTGTTAAATATACAATTTCGTCTGTAACAATGCCGTCCTTTACGATTCTATAAGGAGTTGTAATAAAACCGTATTCATTTACACTTGCAAACATTGTAGGTGAATTAATGAGTCCAATATTCTGACCTTCTGGTGTTTCAATAGGACAGATTCTTCCGTAATGTGATGAGTGAACATCTCTTACTTCAATTCCTGCTCTCTTCCTATGCAAACCACCAGCACCCAATGAGGTTAACCTTCTTTTATGAGTCAACGATGCAAGTGGGTTAATCTCTTCCATAAATTGCGACAACTGGCTTACACCAAAAAATTGTCTCAGTTGACCCGTGATTGCCTTATTACTGAAAATGGAAGGAATCGTAATTTCTTCTGGTTTTTTGATTGCAATCGCCTCTTTTGCACTCCTCTGAACTTTTAATGCACCTTTCTCAAACTCTTCGGAAATAAGTTCACCTACTGTCCTTACACGTCTATTTGCAAGGCTATCAATGTCGTCCTCTTTTTCGATACCTTCTCTTACTTTTATTAGATGTTCAATAATATCTACAAAATCATCCTTTGTAAGGATGTGATCATCTCTTTGGACATTAAATTTCTTATTAATCTTATATCTTGAAACAGGATAATACTCATTTCTCCGAGGATCCATTAGAATATTGTGGACAAGTTCATCTGCCGCTTCCAATGTGACTCTTTCCTTTGGATGGAAAATTTTATAAATCTCGACTTTTGCCTCATCAGAATTATTGGTTTTGTCCTTTTTCAAAGTTTGTTCTACCCAATAGTCATAACCTTCCACTTTTATATTCGTTCGCAGAATATTTGCTTCACGGAGTTTCTCAAATGACTCCTCACTTAATATTGTCCCTTTTTTGAGAATGACTTTACCTTCAGAACTTTTAATATCTTCAACGAGTTTCTTACCAATGACAACATCATACGAGAAAGGTGATGTTGTCAATACATCAACAGTCATAGTTTGATAAAACTTCTCAAGGATTTCTTCGTTATTCTTAAACCCAATTGCCTTTAAAACTACCGTAACAGGAAGTTTTTTCATCCCTTTTTTAAGCCTGATGTACATTACGTTATCTTTACCGACTTCCATTTCCATCCAGTTTCCTCTGTCGGGTATAATAGTAACAATATAATTAGTAAAACCACTTTCGACATCTTTTTCAGTTTGGAAATAAATTCCAGGCGATCTTATTAACTGCTGGACAACAACTCTCTTCTTTCCATTAATGATAAATGTACCATCAGGTAGCATCCTTGGAACGTCTGCAAGAAGTGCTTCCTGCTCTTTTATTTCTCCCGTATTTTTATAAATCAATCTGAACTTACCCTTTATTGAAACTTCGTAAGTAGTTCCAACCCTAATGCAATCTTCGGGAGTACGAAGCGGTTCTCCTACTGAATATGAAACAAATTCAACACGTATATTCTTTGTATCTATAGGGAAGACCCTTTTCAGAATTTCCCCTATCCCCTCATTTAAAAACTTTTCATAGGATGAGATTTGAACACTCAGTAAATTAGGTAAAGGTATACTTAACTTTGTTTTCCTAAGGTCTAAAATTTTATCCATCATACCTCCTTAAGCAAATACGCAATTTGATATTATACAAAATTTTTGAGTTTAGTCAAGTTTCTTTTCTCTTCTAAAATTTCCAGATTTCCCCCCTGTCTTTTCTAAAAGATAGATTTCTCGTATTTCGATATTCTTGTCAATCGATTTGCACATATCGTAAATTGTAAGTGCAGCAATAGAAACACTTGTAAGTGCCTCCATCTCGGCTCCTGTTTTTCCTTTTAATTCAACAAAACTTTCAATTTCAATCGATGGAGGTTCATCAATTAATCTAAAAGTCAAATCGGAAAAAGTTAAATTGAGAGGATGGCACAAAGGAATTAACTCTGAAGTCTTCTTAGAAGACATAATACCTGCAATTTTCGCAACAGTTAAGACCTCTCCCTTGTGAATTTCTCCTTGTTTTATTTTTTCAAGCGTTTCTTTTGAAAGCACAACCTTTGCGAAGGCCCTCGCAGTTCTTAGAGTGTCCTCTTTATCTGTTACATCTACCATGTATGCCTTGCCATTTTCATCAAATTGACTCATATTTATCCTCCCAATTCTCTCATATTTTCAATAAACTCCTTGGACCCAAGCCTAATTTCGCCATGAGCCTCAGGTTTAACAAAAACAGCCTCTTCAAATCTCCTCTTCAAAAGTTCAAAATCCCTCTCTTTAACTGCATCTTTTATATCAACATTTATACCTGAAAAAAGGCACGGATAAATTTTATATGTTGAAGTTAATCTCAATCTGTTGCAAGACGTGCAAAAGTGTTGGCTTACCGACGTAATAAAGCCAATCCTTCCTTTGAATCCATCAATTCGGTAGTAGAAAGCAACCTCGTGACTTACATCTTCAATCTTTGTAAGGGTGTATTCCTTCTCAAGAATTTTGAGTGCTTCTTTGTAGCCCATAAAATGCCTTTCGAAAAATGAATTCCCTTTCACTGGCATAAGTTCAATAAATCTTACAATAATATCGTTATCCTTTGCAAGGTTGGAAATTGGTATTAGATCTTCCTCGTTAATTCCCTTTAAGAGTACCGTATTAATTTTTAGAGGCGTTAAACCAACATTTATTGCTTCCTTAATGCCAAGAATAACGTCGTCAAGTTTGTTAACGGTGGTAATTTTTAAAAATACATCATTTCTTAATGAATCAAGACTTATATTTACTCTTGTCAAATTTGCTTTCTTTAAATCATACGCAATATCTTTGAGTCTATATGCATTAGTTGTGAGAACCACCTCATCAAAGCCTATCAGTTTTGAAGTTCTTACTATATCAACAATATCATTACGTAATAGCGGTTCGCCACCTGTAATTCTCACTTTTCTGAAACCTAAGGAATATACACCCTTCAAAATAAATTCAATATCTGAAAGACTGGGCTCCTTTGCAATTTCATCATCTTTATAGGAAGTGCAATAGGCACACCTAAAATTACACCTCTCAGTTACGGAAAATCTAAGATAAGTAATCTCCCTTCCAAACCTATCCCTAAGCAACCTTCACCTCCCAATCACCATATACACCATCATAGCCATATTCAAAATTTAATAAACCATTTCTAATGTGCTCTAAATATCGCAAGGTCTTATCATTAACGAAGAGTGCAACATCATTAAGATCTGAAAAAAGTACAACATTTAACTCATTCCCAAATTCGGATATAAGTGTAAGATAAATTTTTCCCTGTTCGCTTTTCTTATACGTCCTGTTTAAGATTTCCTCAAGCGGAATAAAATAAAAATACTTCAAAGTGGATACATTGTTTTGGGGAGTTTTTCCTAATTCTTCAACCCTATGAAGAACACCTTTTGTAAGGTATTTGCCGCATACAGGACAAATCGAAACCGAAAAGTCATTTGTCTTGTATTTGCACTTTCTGTGCCCATCGAGATAATATTTCCCAAGTTGAGGAAAATTTTCTATGGTAAAATTATTCGAAACATCTTTCAAATTTTCAAATAATTCGTAAAATCCGCTTGCCTTTTTTGTCGCAGTTGCCTCTCTTCCAATATGTGTAGGCGAATGTGAATCTGAACTTGATAAGATAGGATACATCCTGAGTTCGGAAACAGAATAAACCATCTTTGGATCAGCACTTAATCCTGTTTCAATAAATAAGTTATCTATAAAATCTGTCTCGAAAATTTCCTTTAAACTTTCGAAATTGTTAGAAGAGCCCAAAGCACCATAATGAGGTGTAAAAATATGTGCCAAAATAATTGGAACAGATGGATTTATGTTCTTAAGGATCCTTACAAATTCTTTTGGTGTAACTTTTATGTTGGGACGTGCAATAATTTCAAAGTTCGAAAATTTTTTAAATGCTTTTTCAAATTCTTCAACGTCCTTTATTGTAGGAAAGGCAAGTACAACATGAAAACTCTTCTTTCTATCTCTTTCAAAAGTAAGATTTACTTCTCCTGTAAGAATAAAAGGAAAATCTCCAAAATAATAGAAACCATTTTCAAAGGAAAGATTCTTACTAATTTGTTCCTTCCATTTTGGAAGAAAAATATCTCCCGTCCCTAAAATTGTAACCCCCTTAACTTTTGCATACTCAACCATATGCGGAATATCCATAAAACGGCTTGAAGGAATACTAAAAAAAGAATGCAAATGGTAATCCAAAATATCTATTTCTTGCATCTATAAAAAACAAGCCTTAAGGTAACAAATAAAAATTTTAAAGGGTCAATAATCTGATTAATCTTACTTTTTGCTCTTTCCGTATATATTGTATTAATTTCAACAAAGCCAATTTTAAACCCGCACTTCGCTGCCTTTATTAGCATTTCTGTGTCAAGTTGGTATCTCTTAGTCTCGAAGGTAATCTTTTTAACGACGTCTGTCCTAAGAACTCTATAACCTGACTGGCTATCAAGAATTTTAGTATGGCAAATAAGACTTACAAGAAACGAAGAAAAACTATTTGCAAAAATTCTTAAAGGAGGCATAACTAAAGGAGAAAATTTTCTTGCACCAACAACAATATCGTATCCCTCGCTAAGCTTATTCATGAGTTTCGGAAGTTCGTTAGGGTCATGCTGACCATCTGCATCAAGAAGAGCAATCGTGTCAAAACCGTTATCGATCGCGTATTTAAACCCTATTTTTAAGGCATCTGCCTTCCCAAGATTCACCTCATTTCTTATAACAAATGCCCCTGCGCTTTCTGCAACAGATTTTGTATCATCAACTGATCCATCGTCAATAACCAGAACAAAATCAACGTATTGTTTTGTTTTGATTATTACATCCTTTATATTATGTGCTTCATCTTTTGCTGGAATTATTGCAATTAACATGAATACTCCTTAAAGTAGTCAAAGAAATGAAACCACTGAGTAGGAAATTTTTTTACAAATTCTTCAAGTGTACTTGCAAACTTTGAAACATACTGTTTTGAAAATTCAGTCTCGGAAATGTCAAAAGGAATATCAAATTCTTTGGAAAAATATACTCTATAACCACCTTTTTCACGAATAAGAGTAGCGAAAACACTTTTAGCTTTTGTTCTATATGCAAGAACCGAAGCACCTTTGGGAAACGTTACATGCCTCCCAAAAAACTCCATACAGATTCCGTCCTTATTAATATCTCTATCACTTACAATTGTTGCAATGTCTCCTGATTTTACTCCCTTATATGCACCTAAAAATCCACCCTGAAAAGGATGCACTATTACGTTAAACCTCTTGCGCAATTCTTCGTAAAATTTTTCAACATCACTTTCTTGCTGCGGAAGGCCAATACCATGAGCTTTAAAACCAAGAGAACCTACAAGAACCCCTGCAACTTCCCAATTTCCGAGATGTGCTGTAGGGATTACAAGTCCATTACTACCTTTGAGTTCTTTCAATTTGTTATAAACACTTTCCTCTGGTGTGAGTATTTTTATTTTATCAAAGCCCTTCACAACCACGACAAAATAATCTGCAATGTTAAGTGCAAAGTTCACATAAAAGCCAATACCGAGTGAGTATAATGCAAAACCGCTTTTATTCGTTATTATCCTAAGATTATTTAAGACATAGGTTCTCTTTTTATCAAACCAAGATGAAAAAAAGCCTAAAAGTCGTGCGGTAAAATAAACGCATGGTAAAGGCATAATTTTAACATAATATTTCCCAAGCTTATACCAGAATGAAAGCATAACTTTATTCCCCAAACTTATTTCTAAACCAAAGCAACCCTACGATTGTTTTGCCGTCAATTATTTTTCCTTTATCAAGCAAATTAAACGTTTCACTTTTGGGAACCAGCAAATAATTAACTTCCTCTCCTTCATCTAAATTTATAAGTCCAATTTCAAAACTATCGGCATAAAAAAGATACAGTTTTTCATCAACAAATCCGGGAGAAGGATAAAATTCGTAAACAAATGTAAGATTTTTTGGAATAAATCCAGTTTCTTCTTCAAGTTCTCTTCTTGCACACTCAATAGGTGATTCCTTATCTTCAATCCTTCCTGCA contains the following coding sequences:
- the fusA gene encoding elongation factor G, which encodes MKAQATNKIRNVVLVSHGNAGKTTLLEAILFKKKIISRMGRVEDGNTVSDYQPEEKNRKFSVSLSIIPVEHNGVKINFLDTPGYADFVGEVLSGIRAAENAIMLINATSGIEIQTKKYWKFLENENKPRVIFVNKVDIEGVDIDHIVNVLREYFGPKAIPINYPIFEGGKFVKVDSVFSNAKLENFKHELMEIAAESDDVLLEKYLGGEELTQEEINNGLKSAYTKGTLFPILFGSATTLIGLDELLNFVTDVMMNPEELGEVTGINPNTKEQETRKISVNESLSAFVFKTLSDPYVGKLSFAKVYSGILKSNSTVYNSSKGILEKTGQIVFMMGATQEPVDEVIAGDIAVITKLTATQTNDTLCDKDSPIEFPKIEFPEPMLTRAMRPKTKTDEDRMSIGLSKITEEDPTVKISKNLETKEQLISGIGETHLSVIMEKLSGRYGVNIELTVPKVPYRETITTKVKVEGKYKKQTGGHGQYGHCFLEVEPLERGKEYSFESRIFGGAIPKQYIPAVEKGVKEAMEEGILAGYPVTDIGVAVVDGSYHPVDSSELAFKIAGSMALKKALEQGNSILLEPIEKVVVIVDEQYMGDVIGDLNAKRGRVLGMKSEGGKQIIEAYVPLAEMLNYANDLNSITQGTGEFKMEHSHYEPVPPKIAEKIIQEAQHNKKETEE
- a CDS encoding lysophospholipid acyltransferase family protein, whose translation is MLSFWYKLGKYYVKIMPLPCVYFTARLLGFFSSWFDKKRTYVLNNLRIITNKSGFALYSLGIGFYVNFALNIADYFVVVVKGFDKIKILTPEESVYNKLKELKGSNGLVIPTAHLGNWEVAGVLVGSLGFKAHGIGLPQQESDVEKFYEELRKRFNVIVHPFQGGFLGAYKGVKSGDIATIVSDRDINKDGICMEFFGRHVTFPKGASVLAYRTKAKSVFATLIREKGGYRVYFSKEFDIPFDISETEFSKQYVSKFASTLEEFVKKFPTQWFHFFDYFKEYSC
- a CDS encoding glycosyltransferase family 2 protein, producing MLIAIIPAKDEAHNIKDVIIKTKQYVDFVLVIDDGSVDDTKSVAESAGAFVIRNEVNLGKADALKIGFKYAIDNGFDTIALLDADGQHDPNELPKLMNKLSEGYDIVVGARKFSPLVMPPLRIFANSFSSFLVSLICHTKILDSQSGYRVLRTDVVKKITFETKRYQLDTEMLIKAAKCGFKIGFVEINTIYTERAKSKINQIIDPLKFLFVTLRLVFYRCKK
- a CDS encoding endonuclease Q family protein produces the protein MQEIDILDYHLHSFFSIPSSRFMDIPHMVEYAKVKGVTILGTGDIFLPKWKEQISKNLSFENGFYYFGDFPFILTGEVNLTFERDRKKSFHVVLAFPTIKDVEEFEKAFKKFSNFEIIARPNIKVTPKEFVRILKNINPSVPIILAHIFTPHYGALGSSNNFESLKEIFETDFIDNLFIETGLSADPKMVYSVSELRMYPILSSSDSHSPTHIGREATATKKASGFYELFENLKDVSNNFTIENFPQLGKYYLDGHRKCKYKTNDFSVSICPVCGKYLTKGVLHRVEELGKTPQNNVSTLKYFYFIPLEEILNRTYKKSEQGKIYLTLISEFGNELNVVLFSDLNDVALFVNDKTLRYLEHIRNGLLNFEYGYDGVYGDWEVKVA
- the moaC gene encoding cyclic pyranopterin monophosphate synthase MoaC — protein: MSQFDENGKAYMVDVTDKEDTLRTARAFAKVVLSKETLEKIKQGEIHKGEVLTVAKIAGIMSSKKTSELIPLCHPLNLTFSDLTFRLIDEPPSIEIESFVELKGKTGAEMEALTSVSIAALTIYDMCKSIDKNIEIREIYLLEKTGGKSGNFRREKKLD
- a CDS encoding NUDIX hydrolase, whose product is MKVLRRKTVFKGKLLSIVEKEVENTDGSTWVREVVTYGGNASVVVPFYEGNFIFVKQFRPTLEDFILEFPAGRIEDKESPIECARRELEEETGFIPKNLTFVYEFYPSPGFVDEKLYLFYADSFEIGLINLDEGEEVNYLLVPKSETFNLLDKGKIIDGKTIVGLLWFRNKFGE
- a CDS encoding DNA-directed RNA polymerase subunit beta, whose protein sequence is MDKILDLRKTKLSIPLPNLLSVQISSYEKFLNEGIGEILKRVFPIDTKNIRVEFVSYSVGEPLRTPEDCIRVGTTYEVSIKGKFRLIYKNTGEIKEQEALLADVPRMLPDGTFIINGKKRVVVQQLIRSPGIYFQTEKDVESGFTNYIVTIIPDRGNWMEMEVGKDNVMYIRLKKGMKKLPVTVVLKAIGFKNNEEILEKFYQTMTVDVLTTSPFSYDVVIGKKLVEDIKSSEGKVILKKGTILSEESFEKLREANILRTNIKVEGYDYWVEQTLKKDKTNNSDEAKVEIYKIFHPKERVTLEAADELVHNILMDPRRNEYYPVSRYKINKKFNVQRDDHILTKDDFVDIIEHLIKVREGIEKEDDIDSLANRRVRTVGELISEEFEKGALKVQRSAKEAIAIKKPEEITIPSIFSNKAITGQLRQFFGVSQLSQFMEEINPLASLTHKRRLTSLGAGGLHRKRAGIEVRDVHSSHYGRICPIETPEGQNIGLINSPTMFASVNEYGFITTPYRIVKDGIVTDEIVYLTADEEEKYIIAQANTPVDEKGKITEEMVIARKRTESGEILPQLVSRELVQLMDVSPQQVISPSASLIPFLEHDDANRALMGCNMQRQAVPLLDPDLPRVSTGYEPKVAIDDLNLPLSKHDGIVSYVDGSEIHIVPDDAKTIDVSVYREASDLKQSLLNRAKQKEIVLLDIKPEIEDYYKLVGEKITPQIVDKLITHGIEQISIIDADKIQKFSITNCFEKERNDEIIGLIARETIVNKKGKPLIEEGQKISDTKLNRLYEQSGVKEIKVEENGEIVTKPVFVLSLTALGKNITGKSLFGTLTNTKRTLRFEKEITEELLNDLYGKGITDLLVYSPQEVETFNLGKINEDIVDRVVAKDYTNDKGEVVIKAGELITLDKLRKLAEAGINKVKVREEVVYKLRKFERTNQDTCRNERPIVKKGDIVKKGMPLADGYATKNGEMALGINVLIAYLSWYGYNYQDAIVISRKLVSEDRLTSIHIKEYTVEVHETEQGPEELTPDIRDVRKEALRFLDERGIVKVGSKVKPGDVLVGKVTPFPEEEESNEAKIWRSLWSNRNSNLKNSSFVVPPGEGGVVIDVQVFSREEGYELTKNALKLIKIFVAKKRKIIVGDKLAGRHGNKGVVSKIVPEEDLPYLEDGTTIDVIVSPLGVPSRMNIGQILEANLGIAARNLNVRVVTPSFIGASEKDVRSLLKKANLDESGQMTVYDGRTGKPFEYKVTVGEAYFLKLNHLAEDKIHARAVGKYTLITQQPVGGKAQFGGQRLGEMEVWALEAYGAANLLHEMLTIKSDDLEGRKRAYEAISKGVTIFETGIPESFNVLQRTLRGLAIDLKVLPTKKEEKKVKEPFLPKITTKINLGKIVKEELDEGSSN
- the moaA gene encoding GTP 3',8-cyclase MoaA yields the protein MLRDRFGREITYLRFSVTERCNFRCAYCTSYKDDEIAKEPSLSDIEFILKGVYSLGFRKVRITGGEPLLRNDIVDIVRTSKLIGFDEVVLTTNAYRLKDIAYDLKKANLTRVNISLDSLRNDVFLKITTVNKLDDVILGIKEAINVGLTPLKINTVLLKGINEEDLIPISNLAKDNDIIVRFIELMPVKGNSFFERHFMGYKEALKILEKEYTLTKIEDVSHEVAFYYRIDGFKGRIGFITSVSQHFCTSCNRLRLTSTYKIYPCLFSGINVDIKDAVKERDFELLKRRFEEAVFVKPEAHGEIRLGSKEFIENMRELGG